Proteins from a single region of Rhodospirillales bacterium:
- a CDS encoding riboflavin synthase, which yields MFTGIITDLGRVRLVRAEGDTRFEIATAFTEDSIPIGASIACSGVCLTVIERAAGWFAVQASAETLSCTTLGDWREGTAVNLERSLKLGDELGGHLVSGHVDGVGRIVAITPEGDSRRFVFEAPPPLARFIAQKGSIAIDGISLNVNAVDGGRFGVNIIPHTLAVTTLGEARVGARVNLEIDMLARYVARLLEQG from the coding sequence ATGTTCACAGGCATCATCACCGACCTTGGCCGGGTGCGATTGGTCCGCGCCGAGGGCGATACGCGCTTCGAGATCGCCACCGCCTTCACCGAAGACAGTATCCCGATCGGCGCCTCGATCGCCTGCTCGGGTGTCTGCCTGACGGTGATCGAGCGCGCCGCCGGCTGGTTCGCCGTTCAGGCCTCGGCTGAGACGCTGTCATGCACGACTCTCGGCGACTGGCGCGAGGGCACCGCTGTCAACCTCGAGCGTTCGCTCAAGCTGGGCGACGAACTCGGCGGCCATCTCGTCTCGGGACACGTCGACGGCGTCGGGCGCATCGTCGCCATTACGCCCGAGGGCGACTCGCGACGCTTTGTTTTCGAAGCGCCGCCGCCGCTTGCCCGCTTTATCGCCCAGAAGGGCTCGATCGCCATTGACGGCATCTCGCTGAACGTCAACGCGGTGGACGGCGGCCGCTTCGGGGTCAATATCATTCCGCACACGCTCGCGGTCACGACATTGGGAGAGGCGCGGGTCGGTGCGCGCGTGAACCTGGAAATCGATATGCTGGCGCGATATGTTGCGCGCCTCCTCGAACAAGGATGA